A window of Vigna unguiculata cultivar IT97K-499-35 chromosome 4, ASM411807v1, whole genome shotgun sequence contains these coding sequences:
- the LOC114180467 gene encoding uncharacterized protein LOC114180467: MMKTFEMTDLGLMNYFLGIEVKQQEDGIFISQKKYIEALLKKFKMYDCKPVATPLVVNEKLQKDDGAQETDASRYRSLIGSLLYLTATRPDIMYATSLLSRFMQKPSQIHYGVGKRILRYLQGTKSLEYGTKP, from the coding sequence atgatgaagacatttgaGATGACCGACCTTGGGTTGATGAACTATTTCCTCGGTATAGAGGTGAAACAACAAGAAGACGGCATATTTATCtctcaaaagaaatatattgaagccctattgaagaagttcaagatgtatgaTTGTAAACCTGTCGCTACTCCATTGGTGGTAAATGAGAAACTACAAAAAGATGATGGAGCACAAGAAACAGATGCATCACGCTACAGAAGTTTGATTGGAAGTCTCTTATATCTCACAGCCACAAGACCAGACATTATGTATGCCACAAGTCTTCTATCAAGATTCATGCAAAAGCCAAGTCAGATTCATTATGGAGTAgggaaaagaattttaagatatctacAAGGCACAAAGAGTTTGGAATATGGTACAAAACCATGA